A genomic segment from Dechloromonas denitrificans encodes:
- a CDS encoding ATP-binding protein, with amino-acid sequence MPFISCTADGTDHLANLRRLVASRWVVLASMALLVMIVPGALNIPLPQWPLLAIVSVAAVLNSMIQWRVLKAGSATPGELFSQLLLDIGALSAIVFFSGGATNPLVSLLLPPVAIAALTLPVRCVMAIGAIAVGSYSALMVYYIPLAMPDATRATRLHLVGMWLTFSVSALMIAWFVVRMTRLIRQRDAELATAREQALRDERITAMGTLAAGAAHELGTPLATMSLIAGELIHDNSLSEACREDIALLRQQIATCKQIITGLSRKAGAERLENAHFQPVDRWINGLRQQWHATRPNASSRMTLASDGPAPEIFADPRLEQALLNLLNNGANASDEPLEIRLGWSPGSLTIDICDHGPGFPDAVLKNGGHTSFPAHESGSGIGLMLTSTAIQQLGGQLTLSNLKDGGALARIELPQANQ; translated from the coding sequence ATGCCATTTATCTCCTGCACCGCCGACGGCACCGACCATCTGGCCAACTTGCGTCGCCTGGTCGCCAGCCGATGGGTTGTTCTCGCCAGCATGGCGCTGCTCGTGATGATCGTTCCCGGCGCACTGAACATCCCACTGCCACAATGGCCGTTGCTCGCCATTGTTTCTGTCGCAGCCGTCCTCAACAGCATGATCCAGTGGCGCGTCCTCAAGGCAGGCAGCGCAACACCCGGCGAGTTGTTTTCCCAGTTGCTGCTGGATATCGGCGCCCTGAGCGCGATTGTTTTCTTTAGTGGCGGAGCAACGAATCCACTGGTTTCCCTCCTTCTGCCGCCGGTCGCCATTGCGGCACTGACCCTGCCGGTGCGTTGCGTCATGGCCATCGGCGCTATCGCCGTCGGCAGTTACTCCGCGCTGATGGTCTATTACATCCCCCTGGCCATGCCGGATGCGACCCGGGCAACCCGATTGCATCTGGTTGGCATGTGGCTGACCTTTTCGGTTTCGGCACTGATGATTGCGTGGTTTGTCGTTCGCATGACACGCCTGATTCGACAGCGCGACGCCGAGCTGGCCACTGCCCGCGAACAAGCCCTGCGCGACGAGCGCATCACGGCCATGGGAACGCTGGCCGCAGGAGCTGCCCATGAACTCGGCACACCGCTCGCCACCATGTCGCTGATTGCCGGCGAACTGATCCACGACAACTCGCTTTCCGAGGCTTGCCGTGAAGATATTGCCCTGCTCCGCCAGCAAATCGCCACTTGCAAGCAGATCATCACCGGCCTGTCGCGTAAAGCAGGCGCCGAACGACTGGAAAATGCCCATTTCCAGCCGGTCGACCGCTGGATCAATGGCCTGCGCCAGCAGTGGCACGCCACCCGGCCAAATGCCAGCAGCCGCATGACCCTCGCCAGCGACGGCCCGGCCCCTGAAATATTTGCCGATCCACGGCTCGAACAAGCTCTTCTCAACCTCTTGAACAATGGCGCAAATGCAAGCGATGAACCGCTTGAAATCCGGCTCGGCTGGTCGCCTGGCAGCTTGACTATTGATATTTGCGACCACGGCCCCGGCTTTCCGGATGCCGTTCTAAAAAATGGCGGGCATACCAGCTTCCCTGCACACGAAAGCGGAAGCGGTATTGGCTTGATGCTGACCAGCACGGCCATCCAGCAGTTGGGCGGCCAATTGACCCTGAGCAACCTCAAAGATGGCGGCGCACTTGCCCGCATCGAATTACCGCAGGCAAACCAATGA
- a CDS encoding c-type cytochrome, which yields MRFRLLFPVLCAGLLFGLPAAAVDLEKGKEINGTCAACHGDQGAGGKKGEYPRIAGQRPGYLASQLKSFRARTRINIPMYPYTQERELSDEDIRDISAYLSGIELSTKMPTFAGHEDALTRLQMVDKVMIVPRVEGNIEHGEKIYQKQCAACHGKAGKGRGMFPMLVGQYSNYLKRQIDLYLKGDRPHDEEGTGGLLTQLKADDIQDVLAYLTSIQETGE from the coding sequence ATGCGTTTTCGTTTACTTTTCCCTGTGCTTTGCGCGGGCTTGCTATTCGGCTTGCCGGCTGCTGCGGTCGACCTCGAAAAAGGCAAGGAAATCAATGGAACCTGTGCGGCGTGCCACGGCGACCAGGGGGCCGGCGGCAAAAAGGGAGAATATCCGCGTATTGCCGGGCAGCGTCCCGGCTATCTGGCAAGCCAGTTGAAGAGCTTCCGGGCGCGGACGCGGATCAACATTCCGATGTATCCCTACACCCAGGAACGCGAATTGTCCGATGAAGATATCCGTGACATTTCCGCCTATCTTTCCGGCATCGAACTATCGACCAAGATGCCGACCTTCGCCGGCCATGAAGATGCGCTGACCCGCTTGCAGATGGTCGACAAGGTAATGATCGTGCCGCGCGTCGAGGGCAATATCGAGCATGGTGAAAAAATCTACCAGAAGCAGTGTGCGGCTTGTCATGGCAAGGCCGGCAAGGGCCGGGGCATGTTCCCGATGCTCGTTGGGCAATACTCCAACTACCTCAAACGGCAGATTGACCTTTACCTCAAGGGCGATCGTCCGCACGACGAGGAAGGAACGGGCGGTTTGCTCACCCAGTTGAAGGCTGACGATATCCAGGATGTGCTGGCTTATCTGACCTCGATTCAGGAGACCGGAGAATGA
- a CDS encoding methyltransferase family protein yields the protein MMRDLLTFLVGSAILLWLSRKAIVKPGRHGFYRFFAWEGILALLVLNHEPWGESPLSPHQIVSWLLMLGSILLVAHGYAVLKEEGKAGEQREDTALYDFEKTTKLVDCGVFAYIRHPMYASLLALAWGAFFQDPGWAGGAIASLTSFFLFLTAKADEQECLQFFGPAYADYMKRTRMFLPWLI from the coding sequence ATGATGCGTGATCTGCTTACTTTTCTGGTCGGTTCAGCCATTCTGCTCTGGCTGTCGCGCAAGGCCATCGTCAAACCGGGTCGGCATGGTTTCTACCGTTTTTTCGCCTGGGAGGGCATCCTGGCCCTGCTAGTTCTCAATCATGAACCCTGGGGAGAATCTCCACTCTCGCCCCACCAGATAGTTTCCTGGCTGCTGATGCTCGGCAGCATTCTCCTGGTCGCCCACGGCTACGCCGTTCTGAAAGAAGAAGGCAAGGCCGGAGAACAACGCGAGGACACGGCACTCTACGATTTTGAAAAAACGACCAAGCTGGTCGATTGCGGCGTCTTTGCCTACATCCGCCACCCGATGTACGCCTCGCTGCTGGCGCTGGCCTGGGGCGCTTTTTTTCAGGACCCGGGCTGGGCTGGCGGTGCCATTGCCAGCCTGACCTCGTTTTTCCTGTTTCTCACCGCCAAGGCTGACGAACAGGAATGCCTGCAATTTTTCGGTCCTGCCTACGCTGACTACATGAAGCGTACCCGGATGTTTCTTCCCTGGCTTATTTAG